A stretch of DNA from Promicromonospora sukumoe:
GGTCGTCGCGGTTCAGCAGGGTCTCGGTCCAGACCGCGGCCGACACGCCCTCGATCGCCGACTCCGGCAGCCCCTCGATGAGGGTCGCCGGGTCCCAGTCGTACGAGTCGTGCAGCTCGACGAACGCGGCCCACTGCTGGCCCAGCGGGTGCTCCGGCGTGTACTTCATGTCGAGGTACGCCTTGTCGGCCGGCGACATCACGAACTTCGCCCCGGCCTGCGCGGCGCGCAGGAACGGCGCCGGGTCGGGCCGGGTGTCCCAGTACTGCAGCACCGTTCCGGGCTCCACCAGCGCGGGGGCCTCGCCGTGCGCGACGGCGCCGTCGTCGGCAGCCTCGGAACCGGAACCCGCCTCGGAACCAGCCAGCGCCGCCACCGCGGCCTGGTCGCCGTGCGCGGAGCCCGCGGCCTCCTGCCACGCGACCGGGGTCTTGCCCGCACCCGTGATGATCTGCTGGCAGAGCACCACGAACCGGCCGAACTCCTCGGGCTGCATCACGAGCACCTCGTCGCCGCCGAAGTGCACCCACGGCCCCAGGGTCATGCGCGCGACGTCGGTGAACACGTCCCGCAGGAACGGCTCGGTGGTGGGCAGGTCGAAGTGCAGCTTCGAGAAGCCCACCTCGATGCCGTCGTAGCTGTCGGTGGGCTCGCCCGACGGCATGAGCTCGCCGTAGGCGTGGGTCGCCGCGTTCACGTGCCCGGGCACGTCGATCTCCGGGACGATCACGATCTCGCGCTCGGCCGCGTACTCCTGCAGCTCGCGGTACTCGTCGGCGGTGAGGAACCCGCCGGTCGCACCCGACACAGCACCCTGGGACGACTTCTCCGTCAGCGCCGGCCGGGACGGGATCTCCAGGCGCCAGCCCTGGTCGTCGGACAGGTGCAGGTGCAGCCGGTTCATCTTGTAGGAGCCGACGAGGTCCACGACCGCGCGGAGGTCGGCGGGACCGAACCAGTGCCGCACGATGTCGAACGAGAGCCCGCGCCAGCCGAACCGCGGCTCGTCGCGCACGACGACGGCGCGCACCTCGAGCGGCGCGCCCGGCTCCCCGCGACCCTCGACTGCGTCGCCGTCGGCACCGAACCGGCCCGCGTTGACGAGCTGCCGGAGGGTGCGCACGCCGTGCAGCAGGCCGGAGCGCTCGGGGGCCGCGACGGTCACGCCGTCGGCGGTCACGGTGAGCGTGTAGCGCTCGGGGTTCTGCGAGCCCTCGGGGCCCGCGGCGGCGTCCGACGT
This window harbors:
- a CDS encoding family 20 glycosylhydrolase; the protein is MTTVSSGAAVVADAIIPVPVQVQPGEGVLDLRTVTVDAPDAVTARLAAELLTSAGASVADGAVPVTLTSDAAAGPEGSQNPERYTLTVTADGVTVAAPERSGLLHGVRTLRQLVNAGRFGADGDAVEGRGEPGAPLEVRAVVVRDEPRFGWRGLSFDIVRHWFGPADLRAVVDLVGSYKMNRLHLHLSDDQGWRLEIPSRPALTEKSSQGAVSGATGGFLTADEYRELQEYAAEREIVIVPEIDVPGHVNAATHAYGELMPSGEPTDSYDGIEVGFSKLHFDLPTTEPFLRDVFTDVARMTLGPWVHFGGDEVLVMQPEEFGRFVVLCQQIITGAGKTPVAWQEAAGSAHGDQAAVAALAGSEAGSGSEAADDGAVAHGEAPALVEPGTVLQYWDTRPDPAPFLRAAQAGAKFVMSPADKAYLDMKYTPEHPLGQQWAAFVELHDSYDWDPATLIEGLPESAIEGVSAAVWTETLLNRDDLFSMLLPRLAAVAEAAWSQPGAKDWESFRGRIAVEAGAWRRDGASYHPTPQIDW